In Zingiber officinale cultivar Zhangliang chromosome 3B, Zo_v1.1, whole genome shotgun sequence, a single window of DNA contains:
- the LOC121967624 gene encoding surfeit locus protein 6-like, with product MAKKDGRVSSTAARDTSVDLKALIDTHSLFFDRLVELIPARYYLPLNEDKPWFHGLSKIQKAAVKAESRENIKKSRRARFDPAKSTTTTLDHLKKSIDAANAAAETSEGEEDEESGESENDVENPRPSIFEGPSLTYEELRKRLHKRIDELRSGRNTRPQLLIQQRPDKVEKRSKNRKKDEKENDSASDRKKEEATESSKGNTKRKMANRDGGACAPDISFGKINVGGEDNDRRKKRKLSKKHQLEKAKKLEEAKKDPEKGAVVSKKHSWKAAVSRAAGVKVHDDPKLLKESMKKGKKRQQKHAESWKERIKIMEKSKAEKQKTRAANIKERIHLKRTRRIEKREKKLMRPGFEGRKEGYING from the coding sequence ATGGCGAAAAAAGACGGCCGAGTTTCTTCCACCGCCGCCCGCGACACCAGCGTCGACCTCAAAGCCCTAATCGACACCCACTCCCTCTTCTTCGATCGCCTCGTGGAGCTCATCCCCGCTCGCTACTACCTTCCCCTCAACGAGGACAAACCCTGGTTTCATGGCCTCTCGAAGATTCAGAAGGCCGCCGTCAAGGCAGAATCCCGGGAAAACATTAAGAAATCTCGCCGCGCTCGTTTCGACCCCGCCAagtccaccaccaccaccctcgATCACCTAAAGAAGAGTATAGATGCCGCGAATGCTGCTGCAGAAACTAGCGAgggtgaagaagatgaagaaagcgGCGAGAGTGAGAATGACGTTGAGAACCCCCGTCCGTCCATCTTCGAGGGTCCCTCCCTCACGTACGAGGAGCTCCGGAAGCGACTTCACAAGCGCATCGATGAGCTTCGATCTGGTCGCAATACCCGGCCACAGCTTCTGATCCAGCAGAGGCCGGATAAGGTGGAGAAGAGGAGCAAAAATAGGAAGAAGGACGAGAAGGAAAATGATTCAGCTTCTGATAGAAAGAAGGAAGAGGCGACTGAGTCCAGCAAGGGGAATACGAAAAGGAAGATGGCAAACCGTGATGGAGGCGCTTGTGCTCCTGATATCTCATTTGGGAAGATCAATGTGGGAGGCGAGGACAATGATAGGAGGAAAAAGAGGAAGCTTTCTAAGAAGCATCAGCTGGAAAAGGCCAAGAAGTTGGAGGAAGCCAAGAAAGATCCTGAGAAGGGAGCAGTGGTCTCCAAGAAGCATTCTTGGAAGGCAGCTGTGAGCAGAGCTGCAGGTGTTAAGGTACATGATGACCCAAAATTGTTAAAAGAGAGCATGAAGAAGGGCAAGAAGAGGCAACAGAAGCATGCGGAGAGCTGGAAGGAGAGGATCAAGATCATGGAAAAATCTAAGGCTGAGAAACAGAAGACAAGGGCAGCAAATATAAAAGAAAGGATCCACCTGAAAAGGACGAGGCGCAtcgagaagagggagaagaaatTGATGCGCCCAGGCTTTGAAGGTCGGAAGGAAGGATACATTAATGGATGA